The Ralstonia pseudosolanacearum genome includes the window GCTTCGGTGCGCCCGCGTGGCGCCACTTTCGTTGCAAACGACATCCGCCAGCGGTGATAGACCGGCTGGCTGTTGGCGTTTGTCGAACGGTTTCCAGCCCCCCACGCCCGCCGGCCTTGACGCGAATTTTGTTTCGCGCCCAGGGTTCTTTACGACTTTTTGACGGGCGAGACCGTACGCTGAAGACGTGAGCAATCCTGGGCGGCAAGCGCCGTACGGCCATGAACCTGATCCATCAATGGTTGCTGGGAGCTGGCGTCGTGCTGGCCATCATCGCGCTGTTCGTAGTCGAATACAGCGGCGAGATGCGGGCCGCACGGCGTAATCGGGAAGCCGAGCAGCATGCCGGCCTGCGCACCGACAATGCTCGCGCGCCTTGAGCGCGTGACCACGCCACCACGCAGCCCGCTCCGGCTTGCCGCGTCGAAGCGCCAGCAGCCGATCCACCATCAGCACCCAAATCATGTCAGCCCATCGGCGCTGGCCGCCAGTCCTATCGGAACGGCAAGCCTCCATGACGCCGCCGGGGCGACGCATGCGCCCGGCGCCCGACCGCATCGAGCAAACGAAGATCGGCGAGCGGCCCAACCGCTCGCATAGAAAAGCGCGTCGCCGGCTTGCACCACCAGGCGCAGTCATTGCCCCTGGCCCATGATCGAAAACAACCAAGTTCAGACGCGCCCGAGAGGAAATGACGTGAGCGCACCATCAACAGGTCGCTCACAGCATGGCGCAGACAAGCCGCCGCGACGAACGCCTTTCACGATCGCAGATACGGGCCCGCACGTCGCTCCAGCAACGCGACAAGCTCAGGCTGCATGAACGCGTAGTCGTCGGGGACATCCAGGCAGACGACCCGCTTGCCGCGCAGCCACGGACCAAACCGCTGAGACAGGCGCCGGCGGTGAGAGCGCTCCATGACGAAAATGACTTCAGCCCACTCGAGCTGATCGGCCGTCAGTGGGACGTCGGCATCGGGCGCCAGGCCCGCCGAATCGGTGTCGACATTCGGCCAGTGCGCGAATATGGATTCCGCGGTGGGACTGCGCAGCCGGTTGCGGCTGCAGATGAACAGTGCGCGCATTGCGGCTTCAAACGCTATGTGAGGGCACCCGTTTGCCCAATATGTCTTCGGCCATCGGGCGCAGGGGAGGACATGTGGACCATGTGTGCTTTTAGAATCGCAATGTTGCACCGGGTCGCCAGTGCATTTCAATCCGACCAGAACATCAACATCACAATGAACCGCAGCGTTCGATCGACGCACCTGCCACTGCTCTGCGCACTCCTGCTGGCAGCCTGCGCCAGCCCGAACGGGAAACCCGCCGCAACCTATCGCCCCGACTCGCAAGCACGCGTTCGCGTGTATTGGGGAGCGGTCGTTCACTTCCACTTCAATACCCGGTGCACCCCCGAAGAGGGCTTGCTGGGCTACGCCGGCAAAGGCATGCTGGCATCTCATCTTGGCTGACACCACCGTACGCATCCGAAATCTCCCGGACATCTCGCGTAGGCCAACTGCTGCTGAAACGCTATCAGAAAACACGCGATCCGGATGAGCCGGAATGCGTCGACGCTGCATCGTTCAGCGCATCGGATTCCTGGCCTTCTAGCGCAGGCATGACATTCAAGGCGGGTTTTCCGTACGCACTCAAGGGTTGCGAGGAAACCATTCCCCCCATATCCTGCCTTGCTGCAATTCCTTTCAACAGAGGGGCGGGCAAACATCCTGGTGTTCCAGAAAGCGTCCCACTCAATCGTCACGGATGGCCGAAGCTCAGCGAGCTACCGATACACCGGGCGACTGCGCACATCCTTCCCGAGAAACATGCCCACATGACCAGCTCTGATCTTGCATGCCGAATCTCGCCTGAAGAGAAGGGCAGAATCATTGGTGCCTTGTTGTTCTTGCCCGCCCTCCTGCACGCCGTATTCGCCCGATGCCATATCAGGAATGCCTGGCCCGTCGCTCAAGGGCTGTTTGTTGGCGGCTTCCTGATCGCGGCCATTCTATTGGTGCAGGCCCTATTCAAGCGTCCGCGGGCATTGCCTCCGCTGCCTATGTGGCACGCTGCACTCTGCCTCATACTGCTGCCATCGCTCGCCGGTGCCCTTGCGATAGTCGATGGCATCGCCTTCGCGCGTGCGGCCGTGTTCTTCACTGCAAAAGAACATACCCGTACGACAGCAACCGTCGAGACCAGCAGCCCCATGCGGGGATGCCGCACAAGCATCGAGTTCTTCGATTCAATCACCGAAGCTTCCATCACTGCCTGCGCATCGGACTATGGCTTTGCGCCACGGGCCGGCGACCGCATCGTCGTAGAGAAGTTGGTGAGCCCAATCGGCATCAACCTCCAAGCAGTCAGCCCACAGCTGAGCAACGGAAGTACTAGCCGGTAGACCCTGCCCATTGCCCTCATCTCAAACGCTCTGTAGTGCGTTGCTCGGGCCCATCATTGGCCGCTGAAACGCGATTAGCCAGTCTCTCGCTCGCGCAGCTTGCGCACTTCGGGCAGCTCACTACTTTCCGATGCAAAACCGACTAAAAATCACCCCCAACAAATCATCACTGGAAAACGCCCCCGTGATGCTGTTCAACGCTTCCTGCGCCAGCCGCAATTCCTCGGCAAACAGGTCGAGCGACTGGGCCCGCTGACCCGCGTGATCGGCGGCGATGGCCAGGTGCTCCCGGGCCGTGCGCAGTGCCGACAGGTGCCGCTCGCGCGCCAGATACAGCCCTTCGCCGCCGCCTTGCCAGCCGGCGATCTCCAGCAGCGCCGCGCGCAGCAACTCGATGCCGCTGCCGTCGCGCGCCGACAGCCAGACCTCGGGAGGCTGCGCATCGATGCGGTCCGGTGCGGCCGCGCCCGCCAGGTCGATCTTGTTGATGACGCGCAGCGTGGGCACGCCCGACGGCACGTGCTCGGCGATGCGGGCGTCGATGGCGGCATCTTCGGCGGACAGGCCGTGGGCACGGTAGTCGGCGGCATCCAGCAGGTGCAGTACAACGTCTGCGCGGGCGATGGCGGCCCAGGTGCGCTCGATGCCGATGCGCTCGACTTCGTCTTCGGTGTCGCGCAAGCCGGCGGTGTCGACGATATTGAGGGGGATGCCCTCGATCTGGATGGTCTGCTGCACCTTGTCGCGCGTGGTGCCGGCGATGGGCGTGACGATGGCGAGCTCGGCGCCGGCCAGCGCATTGAGCAGGGACGACTTGCCGACGTTGGGCTGCCCGGCCAGCACCACGTGCAGGCCCTCGCGCAGCAGCGCGCCCTGGCGCGCCTGGGCCAGCACGCCGTCCAGCCGTGCGCGGATGTCGGCGAGCTGGCCGCGCGCATCGGCGGCTTCGAGGAAGTCGATTTCCTCCTCGGGAAAATCCAGCGTCGCCTCCACCAGCATGCGCAGGTGGATCACGCGCTCGACCAACGCATGCACGGTCTGCGAGAACGCACCGTCGAGCGAACGCGCGGCCGAGCGCGCGGCGGCCTCGGTGCTGGCCTCGATCAAGTCAGCGACGGCTTCGGCCTGGGCCAGGTCCAGCTTGTCGTTGAGGAAGGCGCGGCGCGTGAACTCGCCGGGCTCGGCCACGCGCAGGCCGATGCCGTGGCCGGCCCGAAGGCAGCGCGACAGCAGCAGCTGCATCACCACCGGGCCGCCGTGGCCTTGCAGCTCGAGCACGTCCTCGCCGGTGTAGGAGTGCGGCGCCGGAAACCACAGCGCGATGCCCCGATCGATGGCCGCACCATCGGCGTCGAGGAAGGGGAGGTAGGTTGCCTGGCGCGGCTGCAGAAGGCGCCCGCACACGGCCTGCATCACGGCGCGCACGTCCGGGCCGGACACCCGCACAACGCCGATGCCGCCGCGCCCGGGCGCCGTGGCGATCGCCGCGATGGGCACGGTACGGATCGGCGCGGGGGCCGTATCGGAAGCGGTCGGCGAAGTCATGGCGTGGGAAGAGGCGGTCATGGGCGGTATTGTGCGGCAGCCGCACGCGCAAGTGTCAGCGTCCATTCGATACGATGCGCGACAGCCCGCCGCGCACCGGCATGAAAAAAGGGCACCCGAGGGTGCCCTTCCTGTTGCGGCCGATCCGCCTTACTTGGCAGCCGCGGCCTTCTTGCTGGTGCCCAGCATGCGGTTGATCGACCACTGCTGCGCGATCGACAGGCAGTTGTTGACCACCCAGTACAGCACCAGGCCGGCCGGGAAGAAGAAGAACATCACCGAGAACGCGATCGGCATGAACATCATCATCTTGGCCTGCACGGGGTCCGGCGGGGTCGGGTTCAGGCGGGTCTGCACGAACATCGACACGGCCATCAGGATCGGCAGGATGTAGAACGGGTCCGGCGAGGCCAGGTCATGCACCCAGCCCAGCCACGGCGCGCCGCGCATTTCCACGGACGACAGCAGCGCCCAGTACAGCGCCATGAACACCGGAATCTGGATCATGATCGGCAGGCAGCCGCCGAGCGGGTTGACCTTCTCGGTGCGGTACAGCGTCATCATCTCCTGGTTCATCTTCTGCGGATCGCCCTTGTGGCGCTCGCGGATGGCCGTCATGCGCGGCTGCAGGTCCTTCATCTTGGCCATCGACCGGTAGCTCGTGGCCGACAGCGGGAAGAACACCAGCTTGATCAGCACCGTCAGTGCCACAATCGACCAGCCCCAGTTGCCCAGCAGCGCGTGGATCTTTTCGAGCAGCCAGAACAGCGGCTTGGCGACAATGGTCAGCCAGCCGTAGTCCTTCACCAGATCCAGGCCCGGGGTGATGGCCTCGAGCATGCGTGCTTGCTGCGGGCCGGCGAACAGGCGTGCCGTGGTCGACACGCTGGCGCCCGGCGCAACCGTGCCCAGCGGCTCCTGGAGACCGATGCGGTAGAAGTTGGTGTCGACGCGGTTGACGTAGTACTCGCGCTTGACGTTGGCCGCCGGAATCCAGGCCGACGCAAAGTAGTGCTGCACCATCGCCACCCAGCCGCTGTCGGTCGGGGCCGGCACTTGTGCCTTGCCTTTGTCGATGTCGGCGAAGGTGATCTTGTGGAACTTGTCGCCGTCGGTGTAGACGGCCGGGCCGGTGAACGTGCTGTAGAAGCGCGATTGCTCCACAGCGCCGCCGTCGCGGGCCAGTTCCAGGTACAGCGTCGGGTTGATCGGCGCGGCGCCGTCGTTAGTCACGTCAAAGCGCGTG containing:
- a CDS encoding low molecular weight protein tyrosine phosphatase family protein; translation: MRALFICSRNRLRSPTAESIFAHWPNVDTDSAGLAPDADVPLTADQLEWAEVIFVMERSHRRRLSQRFGPWLRGKRVVCLDVPDDYAFMQPELVALLERRAGPYLRS
- the mnmE gene encoding tRNA uridine-5-carboxymethylaminomethyl(34) synthesis GTPase MnmE; the protein is MTSPTASDTAPAPIRTVPIAAIATAPGRGGIGVVRVSGPDVRAVMQAVCGRLLQPRQATYLPFLDADGAAIDRGIALWFPAPHSYTGEDVLELQGHGGPVVMQLLLSRCLRAGHGIGLRVAEPGEFTRRAFLNDKLDLAQAEAVADLIEASTEAAARSAARSLDGAFSQTVHALVERVIHLRMLVEATLDFPEEEIDFLEAADARGQLADIRARLDGVLAQARQGALLREGLHVVLAGQPNVGKSSLLNALAGAELAIVTPIAGTTRDKVQQTIQIEGIPLNIVDTAGLRDTEDEVERIGIERTWAAIARADVVLHLLDAADYRAHGLSAEDAAIDARIAEHVPSGVPTLRVINKIDLAGAAAPDRIDAQPPEVWLSARDGSGIELLRAALLEIAGWQGGGEGLYLARERHLSALRTAREHLAIAADHAGQRAQSLDLFAEELRLAQEALNSITGAFSSDDLLGVIFSRFCIGK
- the yidC gene encoding membrane protein insertase YidC encodes the protein MDIKRTILWVIFSLSVVLLFDNWQRANGHQSMFFPTPQTATTTAAAPGGTPAGDVPQAAAPAAAGSQAAPATGAVSQTPASEKIVITTDVIRATVDTAGAVVTKLELLTQKDHDGNPMVLFDHSLERNYLARSGLIGGDFPNHTTVFAASAGPRDLGAGGEVSLTLTADKGGAKLAKTYVFKRGSYVIDTRFDVTNDGAAPINPTLYLELARDGGAVEQSRFYSTFTGPAVYTDGDKFHKITFADIDKGKAQVPAPTDSGWVAMVQHYFASAWIPAANVKREYYVNRVDTNFYRIGLQEPLGTVAPGASVSTTARLFAGPQQARMLEAITPGLDLVKDYGWLTIVAKPLFWLLEKIHALLGNWGWSIVALTVLIKLVFFPLSATSYRSMAKMKDLQPRMTAIRERHKGDPQKMNQEMMTLYRTEKVNPLGGCLPIMIQIPVFMALYWALLSSVEMRGAPWLGWVHDLASPDPFYILPILMAVSMFVQTRLNPTPPDPVQAKMMMFMPIAFSVMFFFFPAGLVLYWVVNNCLSIAQQWSINRMLGTSKKAAAAK